In Arachis stenosperma cultivar V10309 chromosome 1, arast.V10309.gnm1.PFL2, whole genome shotgun sequence, one DNA window encodes the following:
- the LOC130932783 gene encoding uncharacterized protein LOC130932783: MADVPPPTPSELLRMVTELQQANQQMAEENRRMQEQIAQLVTDRLEHNDDHHNREENHERRSMPTHVSETPQREEEEAHQTERSQPEAEEEERDNSAGPFTVDIMNFQLPRQFTLPTTLTPYDGLGDPKQHIKKFRSIMIVNGASDPILCRCFPSFLDGPALDWFCSLPADSISRFQELAKQFEDHFAASAIYLHDSDYLTTIKQGPQESLKDYITRFTKVAMRIPDLHPEVHLHAIKSGLRPGKFQETIAVSKPKTLAEFREKAKGQIDVEELRQARKTEKSTAVKDDDKPLDSKKAFKPVPRYESYTQFNTKRDDIIKEILNSKLIKPPRKAGAYPESKTVDKSKYCTFHQKHGHTTDECVIAKDLLERLARQGHLDKFIAGRMQKNATSASDLATASPSSKEKDKTPAQPRGIINCISEGYAGGGHTSSAQKRTYRAMLAVTDAPKVSQPIQDFPEMTFGSTDFNHTDANYDDPVVISIQLGDLIVRKVLLDPGSSADVLFFTTFEKMKLSNKILQPYHGDLVGFSGERVPVLGSVWLQTTLGEQPLFKTQDIQYLVVDCFSPYNLILGRPFLNKFTAIVSTVHLCVKFPVQDNLVATIHGDLHEARQCYNTSLKPIKRSNMVQVNSIQPDQPSLTEIDPRADFEDRPMPNEDLTKVALTEDPAKYTFVGTSISKEEKESLIKFLRQNADLFAWTPADMPGIDPSVITHKLAINPEARPVSQKKRNLGAEKRLASLAEVKKHITANFIK; encoded by the coding sequence ATGGCTGACGTTCCTCCCCCGACCCCATCTGAGCTCCTGCGGATGGTGACCGAGCTTCAACAAGCAAATCAACAAATGGCGGAGGAAAACCGAAGAATGCAGGAACAAATTGCGCAATTGGTTACTGATCGGCTGGAACACAACGATGATCATCATAACCGAGAGGAAAATCATGAACGTCGATCAATGCCAACCCATGTTTCTGAAACACCCCAACGGGAAGAAGAGGAAGCCCACCAAACAGAAAGGTCCCAACCAGAGGCTGAGGAAGAAGAGCGCGACAATTCTGCCGGCCCGTTCACGGTCGACATTATGAATTTCCAGCTTCCCCGACAGTTCACCCTGCCGACCACTCTGACCCCATACGATGGATTAGGAGATCCAAAGCAGCATATTAAGAAATTCCGATCTATTATGATTGTTAATGGTGCATCTGACCCTATTTTATGCCGTTGTTTTCCATCTTTTTTAGATGGTCCTGCACTTGACTGGTTTTGCTCTTTGCCTGCAGATTCAATATCGCGTTTTCAAGAGTTGGCAAAGCAGTTCGAAGATCACTTTGCAGCATCTGCAATATACCTGCACGATTCTGACTACCTGACGACCATCAAACAGGGCCCACAAGAGAGCCTGAAGGACTATATCACTCGTTTCACAAAGGTCGCCATGAGGATCCCCGACCTTCATCCTGAAGTCCATCTCCATGCAATTAAGAGCGGCCTCCGTCCGGGCAAATTTCAGGAGACAATAGCTGTGAGTAAACCGAAAACCTTGGCCGAATTCCGTGAAAAGGCCAAGGGACAGATAGATGTTGAAGAACTTCGGCAAGCCCGCAAAACAGAAAAGTCAACCGCAGTCAAGGATGATGATAAGCCCCTAGATAGTAAGAAAGCATTCAAGCCAGTTCCCCGTTATGAGTCATACACCCAGTTCAACACAAAGAGAGATGACATTATTAAAGAAATACTCAACTCCAAATTAATCAAGCCTCCTCGTAAAGCCGGCGCTTACCCGGAGTCCAAGACTGTTGATAAATCCAAATATTGCACCTTTCATCAGAAACATGGGCACACAACGGATGAATGTGTGATCGCTAAAGATCTCTTAGAGCGCCTCGCAAGACAAGGACATCTCGACAAGTTTATCGCCGGGCGTATGCAGAAGAATGCAACCTCGGCTTCCGACCTTGCAACAGCAAGTCCCTCATCAAAAGAAAAGGATAAGACACCAGCCCAACCCAGAGGAATCATCAATTGTATTTCAGAAGGATATGCGGGAGGCGGACATACTAGCTCGGCCCAGAAAAGAACTTATCGGGCCATGTTGGCCGTCACAGATGCCCCTAAAGTTTCTCAGCCGATCCAAGATTTCCCAGAAATGACTTTCGGTTCAACCGACTTTAATCATACCGATGCTAATTATGACGATCCAGTGGTGATTTCTATCCAGTTGGGGGATTTAATAGTCCGCAAAGTACTTCTCGATCCCGGAAGTAGTGCAGATGTCTTATTCTTTACCACGTTTGAAAAGATGAAACTAAGTAACAAAATTTTGCAACCATACCATGGAGACTTGGTCGGATTTTCCGGGGAGCGAGTCCCTGTTTTGGGTTCCGTGTGGTTACAAACCACACTCGGTGAGCAACCATTATTTAAGACACAAGACATTCAATATCTTGTTGTCGACTGCTTTAGTCCTTATAATCTCATATTAGGTAGaccatttttaaataaatttacagCAATCGTGTCTACAGTTCACCTTTGTGTTAAGTTCCCTGTGCAGGATAATTTAGTGGCAACCATACATGGCGACCTCCATGAAGCTCGGCAATGCTATAATACAAGCTTGAAGCCCATCAAAAGGAGCAACATGGTGCAGGTCAACTCCATACAACCCGACCAACCAAGTTTGACAGAAATCGACCCAAGAGCCGACTTTGAAGATCGGCCCATGCCAAACGAGGACTTAACAAAGGTGGCCCTGACCGAGGACCCCGCCAAGTACACCTTTGTGGGGACATCAATCAGTAAGGAGGAGAAAGAATCACTCATAAAGTTTTTGCGACAGAATGCCGACTTATTTGCTTGGACACCTGCCGATATGCCCGGAATAGACCCATCTGTTATTACCCACAAATTGGCAATTAATCCAGAAGCTCGCCCAGTTTcccaaaagaaaagaaacctCGGAGCAGAAAAACGCCTTGCGTCCCTTGCCGAGGTCAAAAAGCACATTACTGCTAACTTCATCAAATAA